A genomic window from Cryobacterium sp. SO2 includes:
- a CDS encoding Ig-like domain-containing protein, with amino-acid sequence MNLRAVALTAITALALSLGWPGVALAAPIGGPTATVVMNDTSLIVNETSTVTFVFSEAVSDFENNDLIVENGTLSEVTRSDIGINWSATFTPTVGTTDATNRITLDLEGVVTGDDTAGTGVTYSNNYAIDTQRPTATIVLDNTALTDGTTSLVTITFAEAVVGFNDLDLVLGTDGSLSGVVSTDGGTTWTATFRPMSNREDVTNTISLNGAGVTDLSGNAGTGTFTSANFMVDTLRPTGNIVVADGLLIAGETSLVTLTFSEAVTGFDNSDLTVENGSLSPVASADGGITWTATFTPTSGVTDTANLFALSLYGVSDLSGNTGQDTVNSANYAIDTVRPTASVVIDASALHVDETSAVTITFSEAVTGFDNADLTVENGSLTAVTSTDGGLTWTATLTPTSGVTDATNLITLGLAGVTGASGNAGTGSAVSSNFRVLTERPTATVVVADDALGVGESTTVTITFPVAVTDFTTTDISFPNASLTRLRSLDRGVTWTATLTATSGVTDASNVVTVDLTGVWAATSGNQGVGSAVSNNYAVDTVRPTATVLVDDTALAAGETSSVTITFSEPVTGFDNTDLTAANGTLSDVESSDGGLTWTATLTPTSAVTDTTNVITLALTGVSDAAANAGTGSADSNNYQVATVRPTATVVVADDTLALGETSSLTITFSTAVTGLTTDDISYPKVSLSGLGSSDGGITWTATLTPKRETTDTTNVITVDLTGVREASGNTGFGTAASNNYIVDTDRPSASVVLADTSFTVGETSTVTITFSEAVTGFDNADLTAGNGTLSEVSSTDGGLTWTATFTPTDDVTAGVNTVLLLRTGVTDLAGNTGAGKAGSANYMVDTQRPTASVVVDEETLTVGATSLITITFSEAVTGFTFAGLTVGNGTVSDLTSADGGTTYTATLTPADGVTQAANLIALDLTGVTDAAGNTGSGVADSNSYVVDTESPTATVVLGATVLLSGETASVTVTFSEAVPGLSAADLTVANGTISGLASADSGTTYTGTFTPTAGITVASNLITLDLAGITDAAGNAGSGSADSANYAIDTERPTAIVVLAQTELAAGESSPVTVTFSEAVTGFDNADLTVANGVLSDVSSTDGGLTFMATFTPADDVTAAMNVITLDQTGVSDQAGNTGSGTVGSANYAVDTALPTATVVVADDTLTLGDTSLVTITFSEAVTGLTVADLTIANARVSNGTGAGVSSDDGGTTWTGTLTPMSATIAAANLITLDLAGVTDAAGNAGSGTIDSNSYAIDTMSTPTPEPTPTPAPTPEPSAPPTPTPSSTPTPTAPTSTPEPSATPKPTATPTPPTPVEPTPTPEPTTEPTPTPTAPSENAPKPTAMPVAPDETEVTPATEGKISLSAGTVAPGDPVTISGLVPNQWYFTWFFSTPTPTAWQLASAAGTVDITVPASLPAGNHRVIVQDAAGDVYGWAAVTVQSELSPATPTPTVQPHGGLAQTGIDAGTLVAAAGALLLAGLLMGGFTLRRRRRGESV; translated from the coding sequence ATGAACCTTCGTGCCGTTGCACTCACCGCGATCACCGCGCTCGCCCTCTCCCTTGGCTGGCCGGGAGTTGCTCTCGCCGCGCCGATCGGCGGGCCCACGGCAACCGTGGTCATGAATGACACCTCGCTGATCGTCAATGAAACGTCGACGGTCACGTTCGTGTTCTCCGAGGCCGTGAGCGACTTCGAAAACAATGACCTCATTGTCGAGAACGGCACCCTGTCCGAGGTCACCCGGTCCGACATCGGCATCAACTGGTCGGCCACCTTCACACCGACCGTCGGCACTACCGACGCCACCAACCGGATCACCCTCGACCTCGAAGGGGTCGTAACCGGTGACGACACCGCGGGCACCGGCGTGACCTACTCGAACAACTACGCGATAGACACCCAGCGCCCCACCGCCACCATCGTGCTCGACAACACCGCGTTGACGGACGGGACCACCTCGCTGGTCACGATCACGTTCGCTGAGGCCGTCGTCGGCTTCAACGACCTCGATCTCGTCTTAGGCACGGACGGTTCCCTGTCGGGCGTGGTCTCGACTGACGGCGGCACCACTTGGACGGCCACTTTCAGGCCGATGAGCAACCGCGAGGACGTGACCAACACCATCTCACTCAACGGTGCGGGCGTGACCGACCTATCCGGCAACGCCGGCACCGGCACGTTCACCTCCGCAAACTTCATGGTCGACACCCTGCGGCCTACGGGGAACATCGTCGTGGCCGACGGTCTCCTCATAGCCGGTGAGACCTCGCTCGTCACGCTCACCTTCTCCGAAGCGGTCACCGGTTTCGACAACTCCGACCTCACCGTCGAGAATGGCTCGCTCAGTCCGGTTGCGTCGGCCGACGGCGGCATCACCTGGACGGCGACGTTCACGCCCACCAGCGGCGTGACCGACACCGCCAACCTCTTCGCCCTCTCCCTTTACGGGGTCAGCGACCTGTCCGGCAACACCGGCCAAGACACGGTCAACTCGGCGAACTACGCGATCGACACCGTGCGTCCCACGGCGAGCGTCGTCATAGACGCCAGCGCCCTCCACGTGGACGAGACCTCGGCCGTCACCATCACGTTCTCCGAGGCTGTCACCGGTTTCGACAACGCCGACCTCACCGTCGAGAACGGCTCCCTGACTGCCGTGACGTCCACGGATGGCGGCCTCACCTGGACGGCGACGCTCACGCCCACGAGCGGCGTTACCGACGCCACCAACCTGATCACTCTTGGCCTTGCCGGTGTCACCGGCGCCTCGGGTAACGCGGGCACCGGCTCCGCCGTATCGAGCAATTTCCGGGTTCTCACAGAGCGCCCCACGGCGACCGTCGTGGTTGCCGACGACGCGCTCGGCGTCGGTGAGTCGACGACCGTCACCATCACGTTCCCGGTGGCCGTGACCGACTTCACCACAACCGATATCTCCTTTCCGAACGCCTCCCTCACCCGGTTGCGGTCGCTCGACCGCGGTGTCACGTGGACGGCCACCTTGACCGCGACGAGCGGCGTCACCGATGCCTCCAACGTGGTCACGGTCGACCTCACCGGCGTCTGGGCGGCGACCTCCGGCAACCAGGGCGTCGGCTCGGCCGTCTCCAACAACTACGCCGTCGACACCGTGCGCCCCACGGCCACTGTGCTGGTGGACGACACCGCCCTCGCCGCGGGGGAGACCTCGTCGGTCACGATCACGTTCTCCGAACCCGTCACCGGCTTCGACAACACCGACCTCACCGCCGCGAACGGCACCCTCTCCGACGTGGAGTCGTCCGATGGCGGCCTCACCTGGACGGCGACGCTCACGCCCACGAGCGCCGTCACCGACACCACCAACGTGATCACTCTCGCCCTCACCGGTGTCAGCGACGCGGCGGCTAATGCGGGCACCGGCTCCGCCGACTCGAACAACTACCAGGTCGCCACGGTGCGCCCCACGGCCACCGTCGTGGTGGCCGACGACACACTCGCCCTCGGCGAGACATCGAGCCTCACCATCACGTTCTCCACGGCCGTGACCGGCCTCACCACGGACGACATCTCGTACCCGAAGGTCAGCCTGTCCGGGCTGGGCTCGTCAGACGGCGGCATCACCTGGACGGCCACGTTGACCCCGAAGAGAGAAACAACCGACACCACCAATGTGATCACGGTCGACCTCACCGGCGTCAGGGAAGCCTCCGGCAACACGGGCTTCGGCACGGCGGCATCCAACAACTACATCGTCGACACCGATCGCCCCTCGGCGAGCGTGGTGCTGGCTGACACGTCGTTCACCGTGGGGGAGACCTCGACCGTGACGATCACGTTCTCCGAAGCCGTCACCGGTTTCGACAACGCCGACCTCACGGCGGGCAACGGCACGCTCTCAGAGGTCAGCTCCACCGACGGCGGCCTCACCTGGACAGCGACCTTCACCCCGACGGATGACGTCACCGCAGGCGTCAACACCGTCCTACTGCTGCGCACCGGCGTGACCGACCTGGCCGGTAACACCGGCGCCGGCAAGGCCGGCTCGGCCAACTACATGGTCGACACCCAGCGTCCCACGGCGAGCGTTGTCGTCGACGAGGAGACGCTCACCGTCGGGGCCACGTCGCTCATCACGATCACCTTCTCCGAAGCCGTGACCGGGTTCACCTTCGCCGGCCTCACCGTCGGCAACGGCACCGTGTCGGATCTGACTTCCGCCGATGGCGGCACCACCTACACGGCCACCCTGACCCCGGCCGACGGCGTCACCCAAGCAGCCAACCTGATCGCGCTCGACCTCACCGGTGTCACGGATGCTGCCGGCAACACGGGTTCCGGTGTCGCCGACTCGAACAGCTACGTCGTCGACACCGAGAGCCCCACGGCCACCGTGGTGCTGGGCGCCACCGTGTTGCTCTCCGGGGAAACCGCCTCCGTCACGGTCACCTTCTCCGAAGCCGTGCCCGGCCTGAGCGCCGCCGACCTCACGGTCGCCAACGGCACCATCTCCGGCCTGGCCTCCGCCGACAGCGGCACCACCTACACGGGCACATTCACCCCCACAGCCGGCATCACCGTGGCGTCCAACCTCATCACCCTCGACCTCGCCGGCATCACGGATGCCGCCGGCAACGCGGGGTCCGGCTCGGCCGACTCGGCCAACTACGCCATCGACACCGAACGCCCCACGGCCATCGTCGTCTTGGCGCAGACAGAGCTCGCCGCCGGGGAGTCCTCGCCGGTTACGGTCACATTCTCCGAAGCCGTCACCGGTTTTGACAACGCCGACCTCACGGTCGCGAACGGCGTGCTCTCCGACGTCAGTTCCACCGACGGCGGCCTCACCTTCATGGCGACATTCACCCCCGCGGACGACGTCACCGCAGCCATGAACGTCATCACGCTGGATCAAACCGGCGTGAGCGACCAGGCCGGCAACACGGGCAGCGGCACGGTCGGCTCCGCGAACTACGCGGTCGACACCGCTCTCCCCACGGCCACCGTGGTCGTGGCCGACGACACCCTCACCCTCGGTGACACCTCGCTGGTCACGATTACCTTCTCCGAAGCCGTCACCGGGCTCACCGTCGCCGACCTCACCATCGCCAACGCCCGCGTCTCCAATGGCACCGGTGCCGGCGTAAGCTCCGACGACGGCGGCACCACCTGGACGGGCACGCTCACCCCGATGAGCGCCACCATCGCGGCGGCCAACCTGATCACCCTCGACCTCGCCGGCGTCACGGATGCTGCCGGCAATGCGGGTTCCGGCACCATCGACTCCAACAGCTACGCCATCGACACCATGAGCACGCCGACCCCGGAACCGACCCCCACGCCGGCCCCGACCCCTGAGCCGAGCGCACCTCCCACCCCCACGCCCAGCTCAACGCCGACCCCCACTGCTCCGACTTCCACCCCGGAGCCCAGCGCAACGCCGAAGCCCACCGCGACCCCGACGCCTCCCACACCCGTCGAGCCCACCCCAACCCCGGAGCCGACTACCGAGCCGACCCCGACTCCCACGGCGCCCTCCGAGAACGCCCCGAAGCCGACCGCGATGCCGGTCGCCCCCGACGAGACCGAGGTGACGCCGGCCACCGAAGGCAAGATCTCGTTGAGCGCGGGCACCGTGGCGCCGGGCGACCCGGTCACGATCTCGGGCCTGGTGCCCAATCAGTGGTACTTCACCTGGTTCTTCTCCACCCCAACGCCCACGGCCTGGCAGCTCGCCTCCGCCGCCGGAACGGTTGACATCACGGTGCCGGCCAGTCTGCCCGCGGGCAACCACCGCGTCATCGTGCAGGACGCCGCGGGTGACGTCTACGGCTGGGCTGCCGTCACTGTGCAGTCTGAGCTGTCGCCAGCAACTCCGACGCCGACGGTGCAGCCGCACGGCGGCCTCGCACAGACCGGCATCGACGCCGGCACGTTGGTGGCTGCCGCCGGGGCGCTCCTGCTGGCCGGTCTGCTCATGGGCGGGTTCACCCTCCGCCGGCGCCGTCGAGGCGAGTCGGTCTAG
- a CDS encoding carboxypeptidase regulatory-like domain-containing protein: MSALPNPGNRRGTRASLATLLVAGLVGGLLAVNPLVASTPAQADTDPASTISGTVSGDGVNGAQAEPLPDTLVYITDENGDWLDSGYTDETGHFEVTNVPQGTYTIQFQPSNEEFAGEWWNDQATQETATYFELGSDNSGFDATLARGAKISGTVLAEGSPATALSDVYVSAFDAAGNSWGGGTNEAGEYTISGLPAGEYTLRFADNGATHLSEWWNDQPTRETAESVTVASGETLTGRDAALALAGSISGQVTDDNGAPIAYTDIYAFFADGNWGGNALTDADGRYTLTGLVPGSYALQFLDQGDRVNEWWNDKLTQETATLIDVIDGTPITGIDAQLAEGATVSGRVTSDTRDGEAISGVNVSAFQVDANGNLGDIWSGYTDAQGRYSIPGLAAGNYTLRFTSWGTSDISEWWDNKPTQYTATTFAVAAGATVTGKDAGLTAGATLTGQVVADDDGTPVSTGWVEALAADGHQVLSVSTDESGNYSLTGLPAGEYVLTFSDYNQRYTQEWWNNQTSFESAQHITVAAGATITDLNAGLALGGSITGSLSVQGGGASALEDAMVEVYTAAGDSVTSVSVDENAHYSITGLPTGDYTLRFSADQSGAFSEWWNNQPSQETAQTVAVTSGQVTTGIDAVLEQSASISGTVIGEDSAGLTDTRVRVYDADGASVSTAYTDNEGHYTVNGMRAGSYTLRFYAPNDSNYLAEWWNDKTTQESADFIELSTAEKHTGADATLAVGGSVSGRLTSETTGAAIPQGDVYLYDSNENNVGYTSVNENGEYTIKGLAAGSYTLQFNASGNFLREWYDDQPDQSTATTFTVGAGQAVTGKNAALAPGATISGTVTGGGAPLGDVSVSLSGPDFQYSNYATTDAQGRFSLIGLPAGSYTLQFSPDLGNWVSEWYNNQASSNTAEQVVVAAGEAVSGITADLAPGASIAGTVTGDTGKALASVQVSAQNRSGSISASATTDLTGAYSITGLPAGNYTLQFWDGNTGYATQWWNNQPSSTTAEYFAVAAAGAVTGKDAVLTLGATITGTVAVDGGGDPSAVRVYAYTPDGTSARSASVDAAGTYSLTSLAPGSYTLEFSSWRGVALGEWWNNQPNRESATAITVTSGQTVSGISPELAKAATISGTVTGAGSPGANLAGVQVTAYAVNGWQVASATTDGAGAYTISGLAAGDYNLQFVAIKSNFLTEWWNDQPTQSDSATITVTGGQAVTGKNAVLAASASISGSVKGAGATTVNLRDVSVTAVPLNPGQTVQYASAFTDANGNYTIRGLRAGSYSLQFSPSSDQDYLGEYWNDADSSEAASYFSVGDEQVVTGKDAVLAPGASLSGSVVGDLPAGASLDDVFIEVHRPNGDYAGYGMTDADGHFTVHGLRPGSYTLQYSVYGVGTQAMEWWNDQPTQETATTVTLSAGQKQTGLDVDFSARALTTTPTPTITGVRQVGNTLTATPGTWAPAPVTLAYQWLRAGVAIPGATASTYPLVAADAGAALTVSVTGSKSGYTAVTTESASITVDKVFTTTPAPTISGDTTVGQILTATSGSWAPVPGTLGYQWLRNGTAISGATASSYTLAAADAGTALTVTVTAAKPGYSTATQTSAATAAITGLLTATPVPGIRGTATVGQTLTVTTGTWAPATVGLAYQWSRGATAITGATAASYTVTAEDAGSTLSVTVTGSKAGYITVAKASAATAVVTGGILTATPVPTLAGTTTVGQTLTAAAGTWAPAPVTLGYQWLRSGTAISGATASTYTLVTADAGKTLTVTVTGTKAGFTTVATTSAATAAIAQPLTATPVPTITGTVKVGQILTATAGTWSPATVTLKYQWSRAGTAITGATASTYTPVTADAGATLTVTVTGSKSGYVTVAKASAATAMVTGGVLTAPASTVTGTTTVGQTLTAKAGTWTPATVTLGYQWLRSGTAISGATASTYKLVAADAGKSITVKVTGTKSGFTTVAKTSVATAAVTQSLTATPTPTITGTAKVGQTLTAKTGTWTPATVTLKYQWLRAGKAIAGATASTYKLVTADAGATLTVTVTGSKAGYVTVAKTSAATALITGGVLTAAPVPTVAGTAKVGQTLTAKAGTWAPATVTLGYQWLRGGRAITGATKSTYKPVAADVSKTLTVKVTGAKSGFTTVAKTSVATAKVVK; the protein is encoded by the coding sequence GTGTCCGCATTGCCGAATCCGGGGAACCGCCGCGGCACCCGCGCCTCGCTGGCCACGCTCCTCGTCGCCGGCCTCGTCGGCGGCCTGCTCGCGGTGAACCCGCTTGTCGCCAGCACCCCGGCCCAGGCCGACACCGATCCGGCCAGCACCATCAGCGGCACCGTCAGCGGCGACGGAGTCAACGGCGCCCAGGCTGAACCACTGCCCGACACTTTGGTGTACATCACCGACGAGAACGGGGACTGGCTCGATTCCGGTTACACCGACGAGACAGGCCACTTCGAGGTCACCAACGTGCCCCAGGGCACCTACACGATCCAGTTCCAGCCCTCCAACGAGGAGTTCGCCGGCGAATGGTGGAACGACCAGGCCACCCAGGAGACTGCCACCTACTTCGAGCTCGGCTCCGACAATTCCGGCTTCGACGCCACCCTGGCCCGCGGCGCGAAGATCAGCGGCACCGTTCTCGCTGAAGGCAGCCCCGCCACCGCGCTCTCCGACGTCTATGTCTCGGCGTTCGACGCCGCCGGCAACAGCTGGGGCGGCGGAACCAACGAAGCCGGTGAGTACACAATCAGCGGCCTGCCCGCTGGCGAGTACACCCTGCGGTTCGCGGACAATGGCGCGACCCACCTCTCCGAGTGGTGGAACGACCAGCCGACCCGGGAAACCGCCGAGAGCGTCACCGTCGCCAGCGGCGAAACCCTCACCGGCCGCGACGCTGCCCTCGCCCTGGCCGGCAGCATCAGCGGGCAGGTCACCGACGATAACGGCGCCCCGATCGCCTACACCGACATCTACGCATTCTTCGCCGACGGCAACTGGGGCGGCAACGCCCTGACCGACGCCGACGGCCGTTACACGCTCACAGGCCTCGTGCCCGGTTCCTACGCCCTGCAGTTCCTCGACCAGGGCGACCGCGTCAACGAGTGGTGGAACGACAAACTCACCCAAGAAACCGCCACCCTCATCGACGTCATTGACGGCACCCCCATCACCGGCATCGACGCCCAGCTGGCCGAAGGCGCCACCGTGAGCGGCCGGGTCACGAGCGACACCCGCGACGGCGAGGCTATCTCCGGGGTCAACGTGTCGGCCTTCCAGGTCGACGCCAACGGCAACCTCGGCGACATCTGGTCTGGGTACACGGATGCGCAGGGCCGCTACTCCATCCCCGGCCTCGCCGCCGGAAACTACACACTGCGCTTCACCTCCTGGGGCACCAGCGACATCTCGGAATGGTGGGACAACAAGCCCACCCAGTACACCGCCACCACCTTCGCGGTCGCCGCTGGCGCCACGGTCACCGGCAAGGACGCCGGCCTCACCGCCGGTGCCACCCTCACCGGTCAGGTCGTGGCCGACGACGACGGTACCCCCGTGTCCACCGGCTGGGTGGAGGCCCTCGCCGCCGATGGGCACCAGGTTCTGTCCGTCAGCACCGACGAATCCGGCAACTACAGCCTGACCGGCCTGCCCGCGGGCGAGTACGTCCTCACCTTCTCCGACTACAACCAGCGGTATACCCAGGAGTGGTGGAACAACCAGACCAGCTTCGAGTCCGCCCAGCACATCACCGTGGCCGCCGGCGCCACCATCACCGACCTCAATGCCGGTCTCGCGCTCGGCGGGTCGATTACGGGCTCCCTCTCGGTGCAGGGCGGCGGCGCTTCCGCCCTTGAAGACGCCATGGTGGAGGTCTACACCGCCGCCGGCGACTCCGTCACCTCCGTGAGCGTCGACGAGAACGCCCACTACTCGATCACCGGCCTGCCCACGGGCGACTACACCCTGCGGTTCTCGGCCGACCAGTCCGGGGCGTTCAGCGAGTGGTGGAACAACCAGCCCAGCCAGGAGACCGCGCAGACCGTGGCCGTCACCTCCGGCCAGGTGACCACCGGCATCGATGCCGTCCTCGAGCAGTCGGCCAGCATCAGCGGCACCGTCATCGGCGAGGACTCCGCCGGCCTCACCGACACCCGCGTGCGGGTCTACGACGCCGACGGCGCATCCGTGAGCACGGCATACACCGACAACGAGGGCCACTACACCGTCAACGGCATGCGCGCCGGCTCCTACACGCTGCGCTTCTACGCCCCCAACGACAGCAACTACCTCGCCGAGTGGTGGAACGACAAGACCACGCAGGAATCCGCTGACTTCATCGAGCTCAGCACCGCCGAGAAGCACACCGGCGCCGACGCCACCCTGGCCGTGGGCGGCAGCGTCTCCGGCCGTCTCACCAGCGAGACCACCGGCGCCGCCATCCCGCAGGGCGACGTCTACCTGTACGACAGCAACGAAAACAACGTCGGCTATACCAGCGTGAACGAGAACGGCGAGTACACCATCAAGGGCTTGGCCGCCGGCAGCTACACCCTGCAGTTCAACGCCAGCGGCAACTTCCTGCGCGAGTGGTACGACGACCAGCCGGACCAGTCCACGGCCACCACCTTCACCGTCGGAGCCGGCCAGGCCGTCACCGGCAAGAACGCCGCCCTCGCCCCCGGCGCCACCATCAGCGGCACCGTCACCGGCGGCGGCGCCCCGCTGGGCGACGTCAGCGTGTCCCTGTCCGGCCCCGACTTCCAGTACTCCAACTACGCCACCACGGATGCCCAGGGTCGCTTCTCCCTGATCGGCCTCCCGGCCGGCTCCTACACTCTGCAGTTCAGCCCCGACCTGGGCAACTGGGTGTCCGAGTGGTACAACAACCAGGCCAGCTCGAACACCGCCGAGCAGGTTGTGGTCGCCGCTGGCGAGGCCGTCAGCGGCATCACCGCCGACCTTGCCCCCGGGGCGAGCATCGCCGGCACCGTGACCGGTGACACCGGGAAGGCTCTGGCCTCCGTGCAGGTCAGCGCCCAGAACCGCTCCGGTTCGATCTCCGCCTCGGCCACCACCGATCTCACCGGCGCGTATTCCATCACGGGCCTGCCGGCGGGTAACTACACCCTCCAGTTCTGGGACGGCAACACCGGCTACGCCACCCAGTGGTGGAACAACCAGCCCTCCAGCACCACAGCCGAGTACTTCGCCGTGGCGGCCGCCGGCGCCGTCACCGGCAAGGATGCCGTACTCACTCTCGGCGCCACCATCACCGGAACCGTCGCGGTCGACGGCGGCGGCGACCCGTCCGCGGTCCGGGTGTACGCCTACACGCCCGACGGCACCTCCGCCCGGTCGGCGTCCGTCGATGCCGCCGGCACCTACAGCCTCACCTCCCTCGCCCCGGGCAGCTACACGCTGGAGTTTTCCTCCTGGCGGGGCGTGGCGCTTGGCGAGTGGTGGAACAACCAGCCCAACCGCGAGTCGGCCACGGCCATCACGGTCACCAGCGGCCAAACCGTCAGCGGCATCAGCCCCGAACTCGCCAAGGCCGCCACCATCAGCGGCACCGTCACCGGTGCCGGCTCGCCCGGCGCCAACCTGGCCGGCGTGCAGGTGACCGCCTACGCCGTCAACGGCTGGCAGGTCGCCTCGGCGACCACCGACGGCGCCGGCGCGTACACGATCAGCGGCCTTGCCGCAGGCGACTACAACCTGCAGTTCGTCGCCATCAAGTCCAACTTCCTCACCGAATGGTGGAACGACCAGCCCACCCAGAGCGACTCGGCCACCATCACGGTGACCGGCGGGCAGGCCGTCACCGGCAAGAACGCAGTGCTCGCCGCATCCGCGTCGATCAGCGGCAGCGTGAAGGGCGCCGGTGCCACCACCGTCAACCTGCGCGACGTCTCGGTCACCGCCGTGCCGCTCAACCCCGGCCAGACCGTGCAGTACGCCTCGGCCTTCACCGACGCGAACGGCAACTACACGATCCGTGGTCTGCGCGCCGGCTCCTACTCCCTGCAGTTCAGTCCTTCGAGTGACCAGGATTACCTGGGCGAGTACTGGAACGACGCCGACTCCTCGGAGGCCGCGTCCTACTTCTCCGTCGGCGACGAACAGGTCGTCACGGGCAAGGACGCCGTTCTCGCCCCAGGCGCCTCGCTCAGCGGCTCGGTGGTGGGCGACCTGCCGGCCGGGGCGTCGCTGGACGACGTCTTCATCGAGGTGCACCGGCCCAACGGCGACTATGCCGGCTACGGGATGACCGACGCGGACGGACACTTCACCGTGCACGGCCTGCGCCCGGGTAGCTACACGCTGCAGTACAGCGTCTACGGCGTCGGCACCCAGGCGATGGAGTGGTGGAACGACCAGCCCACCCAGGAGACCGCCACAACGGTGACCCTCTCCGCCGGCCAGAAGCAGACCGGTCTCGATGTCGACTTCTCAGCCCGCGCCCTCACCACCACGCCCACCCCCACCATCACCGGCGTCCGCCAGGTGGGCAACACCCTCACCGCCACCCCCGGCACCTGGGCGCCTGCCCCCGTCACCCTGGCCTACCAGTGGCTCCGGGCTGGCGTCGCCATCCCGGGCGCCACCGCCAGCACCTACCCGCTCGTCGCCGCCGACGCGGGCGCCGCCCTCACGGTGTCGGTCACCGGATCCAAGTCCGGGTACACCGCCGTCACCACCGAGAGCGCCAGCATCACGGTCGACAAGGTCTTCACCACCACTCCGGCGCCCACCATCTCGGGCGACACCACCGTGGGCCAGATCCTCACCGCCACCAGTGGCAGCTGGGCCCCCGTGCCCGGCACGCTCGGCTACCAGTGGCTGCGCAACGGCACCGCCATCTCCGGCGCCACGGCGAGCAGCTACACGCTCGCCGCCGCGGATGCCGGCACGGCGCTCACCGTGACGGTCACGGCCGCCAAGCCCGGCTACAGCACCGCCACGCAGACCAGTGCCGCCACCGCGGCGATCACCGGCCTGCTCACCGCCACCCCGGTGCCCGGCATCCGCGGCACCGCCACGGTGGGTCAGACCCTCACGGTCACCACCGGCACCTGGGCGCCGGCCACGGTAGGCCTCGCCTACCAGTGGTCGCGCGGCGCCACAGCCATCACCGGGGCCACCGCGGCCAGCTACACGGTCACGGCCGAGGACGCCGGCAGCACCCTCAGTGTCACCGTCACCGGCTCCAAGGCCGGGTACATCACCGTGGCCAAGGCCAGCGCGGCCACGGCCGTGGTCACCGGCGGCATCCTCACCGCCACTCCCGTGCCCACCCTCGCCGGCACCACCACCGTGGGCCAAACCCTCACCGCCGCCGCCGGCACCTGGGCACCAGCCCCGGTCACCCTCGGCTACCAGTGGCTGCGCTCCGGCACGGCCATTTCGGGAGCCACCGCGAGCACCTACACGCTCGTCACCGCCGACGCCGGCAAGACCCTCACGGTGACGGTCACCGGCACCAAGGCCGGCTTCACCACCGTGGCCACCACCAGCGCGGCCACCGCCGCGATCGCCCAGCCACTCACCGCGACCCCGGTGCCCACCATCACCGGCACAGTCAAGGTGGGCCAGATCCTCACCGCCACCGCGGGCACCTGGTCGCCGGCCACGGTCACCCTCAAGTACCAGTGGTCCCGAGCAGGCACCGCCATCACCGGCGCCACCGCCAGCACCTACACGCCGGTCACGGCGGATGCCGGCGCCACGCTCACGGTCACGGTCACCGGGTCCAAGTCCGGTTACGTCACCGTGGCCAAGGCCAGCGCCGCCACGGCTATGGTCACCGGCGGCGTGCTCACCGCCCCGGCGTCCACTGTCACCGGCACCACCACGGTGGGCCAGACCCTCACCGCCAAGGCCGGCACCTGGACTCCGGCCACGGTCACGCTCGGCTACCAGTGGCTGCGCTCCGGCACCGCCATCAGCGGGGCCACGGCGAGCACCTACAAGCTCGTCGCGGCCGACGCCGGCAAGAGCATCACGGTGAAGGTCACCGGCACCAAGAGCGGCTTCACCACGGTGGCCAAGACCAGCGTGGCCACCGCCGCGGTCACCCAGTCGCTCACCGCCACCCCCACGCCCACCATCACGGGCACCGCCAAGGTGGGCCAGACCCTCACCGCCAAAACCGGCACCTGGACCCCGGCCACGGTCACGCTCAAGTACCAGTGGCTGCGGGCCGGCAAAGCCATCGCGGGCGCCACCGCCAGCACCTACAAGCTGGTCACGGCGGATGCCGGCGCCACCCTCACGGTCACGGTCACCGGGTCCAAGGCGGGCTACGTCACCGTGGCCAAGACCAGCGCCGCCACGGCCTTGATCACCGGCGGGGTCCTCACGGCCGCCCCGGTGCCCACCGTCGCGGGCACCGCCAAGGTGGGCCAGACCCTCACCGCCAAGGCGGGCACCTGGGCGCCGGCCACGGTCACGCTCGGCTACCAGTGGCTGCGCGGCGGCAGGGCCATCACCGGGGCCACCAAGAGCACCTACAAGCCGGTGGCCGCCGACGTGAGCAAGACCCTCACGGTGAAGGTCACCGGCGCCAAGTCGGGCTTCACCACGGTGGCCAAGACCAGCGTCGCCACCGCGAAGGTGGTCAAGTAA